One stretch of Argiope bruennichi chromosome 3, qqArgBrue1.1, whole genome shotgun sequence DNA includes these proteins:
- the LOC129963288 gene encoding ruvB-like 1, translating into MKIEEVRSTTKAQRVAAHSHVKGLGLDDNGFAIDIAAGLVGQKAAREAGGIIVDLINSKRMAGRALLMAGPPGTGKTAIALAIAQELGNKVPFCPMVGSEVYSSEIKKTEVLMENFRRAIGLRIKEVKEIYEGEVTEITPVESENPMGGYGKTTTHVAVGLKTAKGLKKLKLDPTIFESIQKEKVTIGDVIYIEANSGAVKRQGRCDNYATEFDLEAEEYVPLPKGDVHKKKEIVQDVTLHDLDVANAKPQGGQDILSIMSMLIKPKKTEITDKLRKEINKVVNKYIDQGIAELVPGVLFIDEVHMLDIECFTYLHRALESSIAPIVIFATNRGRCPIRGAEDIVSPHGIPVDLLDRLLIIRTLPYSSAEMIQILKIRATVEGINIDEESLLALGEIGVKTTLRYAVQLMSPASLLAKVSGRTSVKKQDIEEICGLFRDAKSSAKLLLEQSDKYLK; encoded by the exons atgaaaatagaagAAGTAAGAAGTACTACCAAAGCCCAGCGCGTTGCTGCACACAGTCATGTTAAAGGATTGGGTCTTGATGACAATGGGTTTGCGATTGATATTGCTGCCGGTCTTGTTGGTCAGAAAGCAGCACGTGAG GCTGGTGGAATTATTGTTGATTTAATCAATTCCAAAAGAATGGCAGGAAGAGCTCTTTTAATGGCAGGGCCACCTGGAACTGGAAag ACTGCAATTGCTCTTGCTATTGCACAAGAATTGGGCAACAAAGTTCCATTTTGTCCAATGGTTGGAAGTGAAGTTTATTCTTCTGAAATCAAGAAGACTGAAGTTTTGATGGAAAATTTTAGACGAGCTATTg GTCTAAGAATCAAGGAAGTAAAGGAAATCTATGAAGGTGAAGTGACAGAAATCACACCTGTAGAAAGTGAAAATCCCATGGGAG GTTATGGTAAGACAACAACCCATGTAGCAGTTGGACTAAAGACAGCCAAAGgtttaaagaaactaaaattagaTCCTactatttttgaaagtattcaaAAAGAAAAGGTTACCATAGGTGATGTAATTTATATAGAAGCTAACAGTGGTGCTGTTAAG agACAAGGCAGATGTGACAATTATGCTACTGAATTTGACCTAGAa GCTGAAGAATATGTTCCTTTACCTAAAGGAGATgttcataaaaagaaagaaatagttcAGGATGTCACCCTTCATGATTTAGATGTTGCTAATGCGAAGCCTCAAGGTGGTCAAGACATTCTCTCAATCATGAGCATGTTAATCAAGCCTAAGAAAACAGAAATTACTG ACAAACTCAGAAAAGAAATCAACAAAGTTGTGAACAAATATATAGATCAAGGAATAGCTGAGCTTGTGCCTGGAGTTCTTTTTATTGATGAAGTTCACATGCTGGATATTGAGTGCTTCACTTATTTACATAGAGCCTTAGAGTCTTCCATTGCACCCATAGTCATATTTGCAACTAATAGAGGGAGATGCCCAATTAg AGGTGCTGAAGATATTGTTTCCCCTCATGGAATCCCAGTGGATTTGTTGGATCGTCTCTTGATAATCCGAACTTTGCCTTATTCTAGTGCTGAAATGATTCAA attttaaaaattcgtgCAACTGTTGAAGGAATAAACATTGATGAAGAATCACTTTTAGCCTTGGGAGAAATTGGAGTGAAGACAACATTAAG GTATGCTGTGCAGCTGATGAGTCCTGCAAGTTTGCTTGCTAAAGTGAGTGGTCGTACTTCAGTTAAAAAGCAAGATATTGAAGAGATCTGTGGATTGTTCCGTGATGCCAAGTCTTCTGCAAAATTGTTATTGGAACaaagtgataaatatttgaaatga